One window from the genome of Dermacentor silvarum isolate Dsil-2018 chromosome 7, BIME_Dsil_1.4, whole genome shotgun sequence encodes:
- the LOC119459561 gene encoding uncharacterized protein LOC119459561 has product MVETGIMNLVTTLVLVCSMVMLADSTTSKTDCNFTDLDLDGALTSVITQLSKHEQQSSYRISPYVYLLDIQCCNTSGLPLLRQYGPLLHYCVNGTRKFQVDLVHNGYIEVIMSWSLYNGNTGTLVLGAELSRFTLQFAVLEQPPGKTIALRLEYPIVPVATKMTYAAVEGVGETVRAATALWSNLWPSVTQRLWNEYFFEYLRRAICDAQRDLFVPPVQTISQETTTSSAFTVLTEFDACPY; this is encoded by the exons GTTGAAACCGGGATTATGAATTTAGTAACCACCTTGGTTCTGGTCTGCTCCATGGTGATGCTCGCTGATTCGACAACCTCCAAAACAG ACTGCAACTTTACTGACCTGGATTTGGACGGTGCTCTGACAAGTGTAATCACTCAGCTATCGAAGCATGAACAGCAGAGTAGTTACAGGATCAGCCCATACGTATATCTTTTAGATATTCAGTGCTGCAACACGAGTGGCCTCCCGTTGCTGCGCCAGTACGGACCACTGCTTCATTACTGCGTCAATGGCACGCGCAAATTTCAAGTCGACCTAGTCCACAATGGTTACATTGAGGTGATAATGAGTTGGAGTTTGTACAACGGAAACACAGGGACACTGGTACTCGGCGCAGAATTATCGCGCTTTACCCTGCAATTTGCAGTTTTGGAACAACCACCCGGGAAAACCATCGCTCTTAGGTTGGAATATCCCATCGTTCCGGTGGCGACGAAAATGACTTACGCTGCTGTTGAAGGGGTTGGCGAAACCGTACGAGCTGCAACTGCACTCTGGAGCAATCTTTGGCCCTCGGTGACGCAACGTTTGTGGAATGAGTATTTCTTTGAATATTTGCGCAGGGCCATCTGTGATGCTCAGCGCGATTTGTTTGTTCCACCTGTACAAACCATTTCACAAGAGACCACCACCTCAAGTGCGTTCACTGTACTTACCGAATTTGATGCGTGTCCTTATTAA